AGCGGGTTCGAGCGGCCAAATCCCGCGCCAGCCGGACGTGGGGGTCCTGATCGGGGCCTACCGGAATGACGGTGGGTTTGGGTTCGTCGAGTTGGGGATAGAGGATGTCGGCCATCTGGGTGACGACCGACTGCATGTGCGAGACCGACGTCTCACCGCCGAAGCCGTAGATCGCCTCCATCTCCGAGAAGTTGACCTCGCTCCCGAGTTCGAACGCGAGGTCCTGCAGTTCCCGGTTCTCGGACTGGCGGTAGAGTTCGCCCTCTGTGGGGTCGAACCCGAGTGCGAGCAGGCTGAGGATGTAGTCCCGCGCGTGCTCGTCGATCTCCTCCCACGGCAGGCCGCGGGCGGAGTGGGCCTCGAGGTCGGCGATCAGCCCGTAGGTATCGCCGCCCTGCTCCTGGTGCCAGATCAGCTCGTCGAAGACGAGCTTGTGGCCGATGTGGGGGTCGCCGGTCGGCATGAACCCCGAGAGCGCGGCGAAGGGCTCGCCCTCGCGCATCGCGCGGGCCACCCGATCGTACCCGCGATGGCCGAAGATCACGCCCCGGCGCATCAGGTAGTGGGGGTCGGTCACTTCGGGGAGGACGTCGTCGAACTCCTCGATACCGAACTGTTCGAAGAGGCTCCGGTAGTCGTCGACGGTCGAGGAACCCCACGGGTCGAGGGCGACGTCGTCGGTGGCGGCTCCCCCGTCCGGCTGTACCTCTTCGGGCTCGTGGGTAGGTTCCTCGTTCATGGTGTGAGTCTGCCGACCGAGACGAAGGTCGGCTTCGTACCGTCGTTCGCGCTCGCCAGCGCAAAAACCATTCGTTTGCGCACCCCGTGAGCGAGCCGAACGTCGAGCGAGAGTTCCCGGGGCGAACGGGCACACCCCGGAGGGAGCGCCCGGACGAGGGATTCGGAGTGACCCAAATCATCGACCGACGTCACGTCCGCGTACACCCGAAAGTCCGCGCCGAACTTGAAACCGGTCTTGGGGACGACCCCACGCTCGCGGAGCGCGGTGTAGACCGCGAGCCGGCGTTCGAAGCGCTCGCCCTCGACCGCCCGGCCGCGTTCGAGGATCGACCCGTCCGTCGAGAGCGAGCCACGTTCGGCGAGATACGCGGCCTCGAGAAGCGAGAGCTGGATCGGGCCGTCCGCACCCTGACGACCGGAAAGCGGCTGGCCGTAAAACGCCGCCGAGAACAGTCCCTCGGGCGGGTCCCACGCGATCGCCCGGTCCGCGAGCAGGTCGGCCTCGACGGTTCCGGAGAACCCCGTCGAGGAACCGTTCATCGTCGGTCGTTCGACCTCGAAGTAGGTCACCTCGCTCTCCTCGTCGACGACCGCGAGCGCGCCCGGCAGATCGGCCACCCCGATCGCTTCGCGCTCGCCGGCGACCCGCAGTTCGTACAGGCGCTCGTCGTCCCACGGCCCCGAACCGCGCTCGTAGACGACGAAGTGGGCATCGGCGGGCGGGTCGGAAACCCAGCCCTCGCGCGCGGGCGAGAGATAGAACCCCCGCTCGCGGAGGTCGGCGTAGACGAGATAGCGCACGAGGAAGGTCGGGTCCTCGAACCGGCGGACGAACGCCGGGAAGTCCATGTCCTCGACGCGTAGGTCGCCCCGAAAGAGCAGGTGGGCCGCCTCGACGGGGGCGAGTGCGATCTCGTTGCCCTCGATCGGGCGGCCGTACCCACGGGCGTCGTAATAGCGCTGGCGGGCGTCGCCCGCGACGCGGACCACCCCCTCTTCGATCCGTCCCCGCGGTTCGTTCATGCCCGGTCTTGCGCGAGCGCTCCCAAAGGCTCACCGATCACCCGGTGCACGCCGAGTCGAGACAGCGCCGTCCCCTGGGAGTCTCGAAGCGGGGTAGTCCGCAGTCACACTTCCCGATCACGGTTCCGTCGGGAATCACGTAGCCGACCTCACAGTCGGGGTAGTTCTCACAGCCCGCGAGCAGTCCGCCCCGGCGGAGCACGCGGAGCGGCCCCCCACAGTCGGGACAGTCCCACTCGCGGTCGAAGCGCTCTTTGACGATCCCGTCCAGCGGCTCGCATTCTCGGGAGAGACAGAGTTCGAACCGGTCGCCGCGTGCGACCGCCATCCGCGGCAGGCCACACTCACAGCGACCGTCGAGGACGCTCGCGCCGTCGGGCAGTCCGAACCGGTTCTCACAGCCCAGACACGAGACGACCCCGCCGGCACGCACGAGGGCGCGCTGGCAGTCGGGGCAGTCGCCGACCGGGATCCCCGCTTGCGAACCGGGGTACTCCCCGAAGCCGTAGGCGCTCTCGGACTCGACGCGGAGGGTCTTCTCGCCGGCGATCGCAGTCACCGAAAAGCCCCCGTTTCGAGTGCGCGCGACTGAGTCGGCGCGGGTGAGCCACGCGACCGGCTGGTAGCCGTCCGTGTCGTGGACCAACACGGTGTTGTCGGGTTTGAGCAGGACGATCACCTCGCCGCGGTGGGTCCCGTCGTCGGTGTGGACGAGACAGTCTCCGGCGAACACGGAGAGCGTATCGGCGTCTGACATGGGCCGGTTGGTCCGCCGCCCGTACATGAACCTTCGTCCGCGGTCGGCAGGACTATCCCCCACGAGCGGGCAGGTCCGGTATGGACGTCGTGTTGTTCGACATGGACGGCGTGATCGTCGACTCGGAGGACTACTGGGTCGAGCGCGAGCGCGAGGAGCTGCTGCCGGCGGTCGTCGAGGAGGACGTTCCGGTAAGCGAGATCACCGGCATGAACTACAAGGAGATCTACGAGTACCTCGACTCGAACTACACCACTCTCGTCGAGCGCTCGGAGTACATCGACCGGTTCGAGGCGCTGGCCGAGGAGATCTACACCGAACACGCTGAACTCATGCCCGGCTTTCGGGACCTGCTCGAGGCCCTCCACGAGCGCGGGGTACGGACGGCGATCGTCTCCTCGTCACCGCCCGACTGGATCGGGACCGTCACCGACCGATTCGACCTAGCGGGGTTCGACGAGATCGTGAGCGCCGAGCACATCGACGGACCCGGCAAGCCCGAGCCGGCGATCTACGAGCACGCCGCCGGTGAGATGGACGTTTCGCCCGCCGAGTGCGTCGTCGTCGAGGACTCCGAACACGGCGTCGAGGCCGCCGCCGCCGCGGGCGCCTACACGATCGCCTACGGGACGGCCACGAACGACGAGCACGACCACTCCGCGGCCGACGAGCACGTTTCGGGTCCCGAGGAGCTGCGCGAGCGCCTGCTCGCCCTATGTAACCCGGACTGAACGGCTCTCGACGACCGGCGCGAGCGGCAGGTCGGGAAAGACCACTTCGACGATGTAGGTGAGTTCCTCGGCGTCCCCGCCGAAGACGCCCACCGGCACCGTCGTCGAGCCGAGAAAGGTCTCGCTTTCGGTCATCTCGACGCCATTGACGGTAACGCGAACCGCGGCGTTGGCCCCGCCCGCGGTCGATTCGACGGTCACCTCGCACATCTCGTTCTCGCCCGTCTCGATCGTCTCAGGGAACGCGCCCCAGTCGATCGAGACGGCAGGAAGTGAACCGGCGTTCTCGACGACACGCTCGGCGACGCTCTCGGTCAACCCGGCCTCGACCAGCCCCTCGTTGTCCGCTGCTCGCACGTCGCCCGGCGAGGTAAGCCCCTCGCTCGCGAGTTTGCTCGCCCGGCCGGGGCCGATCCCCGAGACCGCTGTCAGGGAGACCGCGTCGTCGCTGACGCCGTACTCGACGCGGCCCTCGATCCGACAGACCCGGTTGGTCGTGCGAGGGGTCGAAAAGCGATCACAAAAGGCGTGAAATGCAGCCAACAGTCGGAGGGCGTTGCGTCGGATCACCCACGCGTCCCCCGAGAGCTCCGACGGAGTGGTTCCGGTCATGGCCCCTCGGAGGACCGCGAGCACCTTGCGCTCGCCCGCATCGAGATCGCTCCCCCGTCCGCCGAGGGCGGCGTCGATCGCCTCGCGCTCCGATTGTCGGGCGCTGACGCTGTCGAACTCGCTCGCCCGTGCGACCGTCCGTAGGATCGCCTCGTCGGCGACCTCCTCGCGGGTTGCCAGGTCGTGAAACCGGGCAGCGGTTTCGAGCCGGAGGTAGTACTTCGAGGCGAGCACGCCCAATGGGGTGGTCTCGACCGAGAGGTCCTCGCTCACCTCGACGAACCCCTGCTCGACCAGCGAGTCGAGAGTGTCGCGAACGCGCTCGCGGAGCGTCTCGAACCCGTACTCGGCGGGCTCGCTGCGCGCGCGCACGTAGTAGAACGTGGTTTCGAGCCAGCCCAGTACGTCCTCTAGGTCCCGAACCGTCCCCATGGCGATCTCGGCGTTCAGATGGGAATCGAGGTCCTCCGCGAGGCGGGACTCGATCTCCTTGCCCTCCCGCAGGAGGCGACGATACCGGTCGGCCTCCGCACGGTCACAGATCACCCAGCCATACCCCACCGAATCGTAACCCGGCCGGCCCGCCCGCCCGAGCATCTGCAGGACGTCGAGCGGGCTCATGTCGAGTTCGCCCTCCAGGGGGTCGTGGTACTTCGTATCGCGGATCACGACACACCGGGCGGGCAGGTTCACGCCCCACGCCAGCGTCGAGGTCGAAAACAGCAGTTGGATCTCGCCCGACTTGAACCATCCCTCGATCAGGTCCCGGTCGTTCTTCGAGAGGCCGGCGTGGTGAAACCCGACGCCGTCGAGGGCGGACTGGCGAAGCGTGTTGTTCTCCAACCGCTGGGTCTCGGTGTGGAAGTCGTAGTCGCCGCGTGCACCCACCGGAATATCGCGCTCGACGAGTTCGTCGCGAGCCTTCTTCGCCGCCTGCACGGTGTCCTGGCGGGAGGCGACGAACACGAGCGCCTGGCCGTCCTCGCGGATGTGTGGCTCGGCTAGATCGAGCGCCCGGTAGAGCCGGCGGTACTTATCGGCAAAGGAGTTCTCGCCGTGCGAGTAGGTCTTGACGTCGGCGTGAAGGTCGACCGGACGGTACTCCTCGCCGAAGGCGAAGGTGGTTTCGGGCCCGGCGTCGAGCCAGTCGGCGACGTCCTCGATGTTCGGCATCGTCGCCGAGAGCGCGACGATCCGGGGGGCACAGAGCCGCCGCAGGCGCGAGACCGTCACCTCGAGGACCGAGCCCCTTCTATCGGAGTCGAGCAGGTGGACCTCGTCGATCACACAGCAGTCGATATCGGTGACGAAGTCGTACCGCCGCGAGTCGTGTTTCCTGGTCGCCGAGTCGGCCTTCTCGGGGGTCATCACGAGGATGTCCGCGCGGCGCGCGCGGCGAGGGTTGAGATCGCGCTCGCCGGT
The DNA window shown above is from Halalkalicoccus jeotgali B3 and carries:
- the endA gene encoding tRNA-intron lyase, whose translation is MNEPRGRIEEGVVRVAGDARQRYYDARGYGRPIEGNEIALAPVEAAHLLFRGDLRVEDMDFPAFVRRFEDPTFLVRYLVYADLRERGFYLSPAREGWVSDPPADAHFVVYERGSGPWDDERLYELRVAGEREAIGVADLPGALAVVDEESEVTYFEVERPTMNGSSTGFSGTVEADLLADRAIAWDPPEGLFSAAFYGQPLSGRQGADGPIQLSLLEAAYLAERGSLSTDGSILERGRAVEGERFERRLAVYTALRERGVVPKTGFKFGADFRVYADVTSVDDLGHSESLVRALPPGCARSPRELSLDVRLAHGVRKRMVFALASANDGTKPTFVSVGRLTP
- a CDS encoding topoisomerase DNA-binding C4 zinc finger domain-containing protein, with product MSDADTLSVFAGDCLVHTDDGTHRGEVIVLLKPDNTVLVHDTDGYQPVAWLTRADSVARTRNGGFSVTAIAGEKTLRVESESAYGFGEYPGSQAGIPVGDCPDCQRALVRAGGVVSCLGCENRFGLPDGASVLDGRCECGLPRMAVARGDRFELCLSRECEPLDGIVKERFDREWDCPDCGGPLRVLRRGGLLAGCENYPDCEVGYVIPDGTVIGKCDCGLPRFETPRGRRCLDSACTG
- a CDS encoding HAD family hydrolase → MDVVLFDMDGVIVDSEDYWVEREREELLPAVVEEDVPVSEITGMNYKEIYEYLDSNYTTLVERSEYIDRFEALAEEIYTEHAELMPGFRDLLEALHERGVRTAIVSSSPPDWIGTVTDRFDLAGFDEIVSAEHIDGPGKPEPAIYEHAAGEMDVSPAECVVVEDSEHGVEAAAAAGAYTIAYGTATNDEHDHSAADEHVSGPEELRERLLALCNPD
- a CDS encoding DEAD/DEAH box helicase, which gives rise to MQVAEALPEFAEAFPFESFNEMQREALPALLESEDNVVASAPTASGKTALAELAICRALKDGGTALFIAPMRALTNEKEGEWERFEELGYSVYVVTGERDLNPRRARRADILVMTPEKADSATRKHDSRRYDFVTDIDCCVIDEVHLLDSDRRGSVLEVTVSRLRRLCAPRIVALSATMPNIEDVADWLDAGPETTFAFGEEYRPVDLHADVKTYSHGENSFADKYRRLYRALDLAEPHIREDGQALVFVASRQDTVQAAKKARDELVERDIPVGARGDYDFHTETQRLENNTLRQSALDGVGFHHAGLSKNDRDLIEGWFKSGEIQLLFSTSTLAWGVNLPARCVVIRDTKYHDPLEGELDMSPLDVLQMLGRAGRPGYDSVGYGWVICDRAEADRYRRLLREGKEIESRLAEDLDSHLNAEIAMGTVRDLEDVLGWLETTFYYVRARSEPAEYGFETLRERVRDTLDSLVEQGFVEVSEDLSVETTPLGVLASKYYLRLETAARFHDLATREEVADEAILRTVARASEFDSVSARQSEREAIDAALGGRGSDLDAGERKVLAVLRGAMTGTTPSELSGDAWVIRRNALRLLAAFHAFCDRFSTPRTTNRVCRIEGRVEYGVSDDAVSLTAVSGIGPGRASKLASEGLTSPGDVRAADNEGLVEAGLTESVAERVVENAGSLPAVSIDWGAFPETIETGENEMCEVTVESTAGGANAAVRVTVNGVEMTESETFLGSTTVPVGVFGGDAEELTYIVEVVFPDLPLAPVVESRSVRVT